One Spirochaeta africana DSM 8902 genomic window carries:
- a CDS encoding IS256 family transposase codes for MGKIIEINEQEVKDHLGNFVRETVEETLNAMLEAEAEQLCNAQKHERSSERTGYRAGHYDRKLLTKAGEVNLQVPKLKKVTFETAIIERYKRREISVEEAMVEMYLAGVSVRRVEDITEALWGAKVSPGTISNLNKKIYEEIEKWRNLPLKQRYTYVYLDGIWMKRSWAGEVRNVSVLVAIGVNQDGFREIIGVAEGTKEDKDSWQRFLRYLKGRGLETVEMFISDKSLGLVEAIPEFFPDSRWQRCVVHFYRNVFSFVPQGKVKAVATMLKAIHAQENLEEAVRKKDQIAKKLIEMKLSKAAEIVREGALETFSYYYFPVEHWKRIRTNNGLERIMREIRRRTRVIGSFPDGESALMLVAARLRHISNSTWSERKYLNMDLMIEYDHDHQAS; via the coding sequence ATGGGTAAGATTATCGAGATAAACGAGCAGGAAGTCAAAGACCATTTGGGTAATTTTGTCAGGGAGACGGTGGAGGAAACCTTGAACGCTATGCTGGAGGCAGAAGCAGAACAGCTGTGTAATGCGCAAAAACATGAGCGCAGCTCTGAGCGAACGGGGTATCGTGCCGGACATTATGATAGGAAACTGCTAACGAAAGCAGGCGAAGTGAATCTGCAGGTTCCCAAGCTGAAGAAGGTGACGTTTGAAACTGCCATTATTGAACGGTATAAGCGACGCGAGATCTCTGTTGAGGAGGCAATGGTAGAGATGTACTTGGCTGGCGTTTCTGTCAGACGTGTCGAGGATATCACCGAAGCCCTTTGGGGTGCCAAGGTCTCACCAGGAACTATCAGCAACCTCAATAAGAAAATCTACGAAGAAATTGAAAAATGGCGCAACCTGCCGTTGAAGCAGCGCTACACCTATGTCTACCTTGATGGCATCTGGATGAAACGATCCTGGGCTGGTGAAGTACGCAATGTATCCGTTCTGGTAGCCATAGGCGTTAATCAGGATGGTTTCAGGGAGATAATCGGGGTTGCCGAAGGCACCAAGGAAGACAAAGACAGCTGGCAGCGATTTCTCCGCTATTTGAAAGGCCGGGGACTGGAAACAGTGGAGATGTTTATCTCTGACAAGTCTCTGGGATTGGTAGAAGCGATACCAGAGTTTTTTCCTGATTCCCGGTGGCAGCGGTGCGTAGTGCATTTTTACCGCAATGTATTCAGCTTTGTTCCGCAGGGAAAAGTCAAAGCTGTTGCAACCATGTTGAAGGCCATTCATGCCCAGGAAAACCTGGAAGAGGCAGTCCGAAAGAAAGACCAGATTGCGAAGAAACTGATTGAAATGAAATTGTCCAAAGCAGCGGAGATCGTTCGAGAAGGTGCATTAGAAACCTTCTCGTATTATTATTTCCCGGTCGAACACTGGAAACGGATCAGGACCAATAACGGGCTTGAAAGAATCATGCGAGAAATCAGAAGGAGGACACGTGTAATCGGTTCGTTCCCTGATGGTGAGTCAGCACTGATGCTGGTTGCAGCACGACTGCGCCACATCTCGAACTCAACATGGAGTGAACGGAAATATCTGAATATGGATCTGATGATCGAGTACGATCACGATCATCAGGCATCATAA
- the drt3b gene encoding antiviral reverse transcriptase Drt3b, with amino-acid sequence MSIKQVRFPYKKERCLLSDVLPFEIPISFSNRHFYSFVLRHRISFEDNAIVWLKVDKALDKIVMLLFAMPDNANRITTVQRYVGEKLTDFVRYQIDDKGISKSNRQPKPERFMIPFCYKVRHKETEFRELCIPHPKSQLLVVDFYDRCKETILYYTSLSSFTIRAPSRISRVRYHQDKLHFERLSTESEIVEQSDQEYESLKSFFVYKDYSNIYKFYESYRYHRAEKKYNKLLKLDISKCFDSIYSHSIGWAVIGKDAQKASLDLNGGTFPDRFDKLMHHMNNGETHGIIIGPEFSRIFAEVILQAIDRDVSHKLAAKNEALLHGRDYEIFRYVDDYFIFVNDESDATQIVDDLQHTLKKYKLYLNTAKAITYEKPIITEITMAKQQIARLLEERIKFSLEDVEVDSGEVQTKGSVHVNANALITSFKTIIKTCGVEYKDMLNYSLAIVERRCEKIFTNYLKVSPELRSQTKLINAIKGIIEFLFFIYSVSPRVNTTIRLCRILRVVILFLKTGHVEQEQVQSVHKQIFDNVCFVLKKNETSEQTQVETLYLLIALSELGRDYWLEESVLSTYLGIKAIDTGINSEPIKSLNYFSISVSLFYMKNKVRYNTLRNRIIDTALERIRMRSETCHKNAEMIFLLFDLISCPYVPYDRKRKVLELFKVTDPSLVDEIITFTDSNNRSQQWFTNWYDFDFGKELDAKRSQEVY; translated from the coding sequence ATGTCTATTAAGCAAGTACGCTTCCCCTATAAAAAAGAGCGCTGTTTGTTGTCAGATGTATTGCCGTTTGAGATACCTATTTCGTTTTCGAATCGTCATTTCTATTCGTTTGTATTGCGTCATAGAATTTCTTTCGAGGATAACGCCATTGTGTGGCTGAAAGTAGATAAGGCACTAGATAAAATCGTAATGCTATTGTTCGCGATGCCGGACAATGCCAACCGGATTACGACTGTTCAGAGGTATGTCGGAGAAAAATTGACAGATTTTGTGCGATACCAGATTGACGACAAAGGAATATCTAAGTCGAACAGACAGCCAAAACCAGAACGGTTTATGATACCTTTTTGTTATAAAGTTAGGCATAAAGAGACAGAATTTAGAGAGTTATGTATTCCGCATCCTAAGAGCCAACTTTTAGTAGTCGATTTTTACGACCGGTGTAAAGAGACCATTCTCTACTATACGTCCCTTAGCTCTTTTACGATTCGAGCACCATCTAGAATATCGAGAGTTCGATACCATCAAGATAAGCTCCACTTCGAGAGACTCTCAACTGAATCCGAGATTGTTGAACAGTCTGATCAAGAATATGAGAGCCTTAAGTCATTTTTTGTCTATAAAGATTACAGTAATATATATAAGTTTTATGAATCCTATCGATATCACCGTGCTGAGAAAAAATATAATAAGCTACTCAAGCTTGATATTTCTAAGTGTTTCGACAGCATATACTCTCATTCAATAGGATGGGCAGTAATTGGGAAGGATGCACAAAAAGCGTCCCTTGACCTCAATGGCGGGACATTTCCAGATCGCTTCGATAAATTAATGCATCATATGAATAATGGTGAAACTCATGGCATAATTATTGGGCCTGAATTTTCGCGCATTTTCGCTGAAGTAATACTTCAGGCTATTGATAGAGATGTCTCGCATAAGCTTGCCGCAAAGAATGAAGCCCTTTTACATGGACGTGATTATGAAATCTTCAGATATGTTGATGATTATTTTATCTTTGTTAATGATGAAAGTGATGCAACACAAATTGTTGATGATCTTCAGCACACGCTTAAAAAATACAAACTATACCTGAATACGGCCAAAGCAATAACCTATGAAAAGCCTATTATTACCGAGATCACAATGGCAAAGCAGCAAATAGCCCGTTTGCTTGAAGAAAGAATTAAATTTTCTTTGGAAGATGTTGAGGTCGATAGCGGAGAAGTGCAAACCAAGGGTTCGGTCCATGTAAATGCCAATGCTCTAATAACAAGTTTTAAAACAATCATCAAAACATGTGGCGTAGAATATAAAGATATGCTGAATTACAGCCTTGCCATAGTGGAGAGGCGGTGCGAAAAGATATTTACAAACTATCTTAAAGTCAGCCCAGAGCTTAGATCGCAGACGAAGCTAATTAATGCTATTAAGGGCATCATAGAGTTTCTCTTTTTTATCTACTCTGTATCGCCGCGAGTGAATACCACCATACGGCTTTGTCGCATACTCCGGGTCGTTATCCTGTTTCTTAAGACAGGACATGTTGAGCAAGAACAGGTGCAATCTGTGCATAAGCAAATCTTTGATAATGTTTGCTTTGTTCTTAAGAAAAATGAAACCTCTGAACAAACTCAAGTAGAGACCCTTTATTTGCTTATCGCACTTTCAGAGCTTGGTCGCGATTATTGGTTAGAGGAGAGTGTGCTCAGTACTTATCTCGGAATAAAAGCAATAGATACTGGAATTAATTCCGAGCCGATTAAATCATTAAACTATTTTTCTATATCAGTGTCGCTTTTCTATATGAAGAATAAGGTTCGGTATAATACGTTGAGAAATCGCATTATTGATACTGCTCTAGAGAGAATTCGAATGCGTTCGGAAACTTGTCATAAAAATGCAGAGATGATTTTCCTTTTGTTCGATTTAATCTCTTGCCCGTATGTCCCCTATGATAGGAAGCGGAAAGTTCTTGAATTATTTAAAGTCACCGATCCCTCGCTTGTAGACGAAATTATAACTTTTACCGATAGCAATAACAGGTCTCAGCAATGGTTTACTAATTGGTACGACTTTGATTTTGGAAAAGAACTGGACGCGAAGCGTAGCCAAGAGGTATACTAG
- a CDS encoding CopG family antitoxin, whose protein sequence is MMNVKEEKELMESVEAGEWKSVANFENIKQELVDAAKKTAIKDYRINIRISKRDVEALKTKAMEEGIPYQTLVTSILHKYVTGNLKEVS, encoded by the coding sequence ATGATGAATGTGAAAGAAGAAAAAGAACTAATGGAATCCGTAGAAGCCGGTGAATGGAAGTCAGTGGCTAACTTTGAGAATATAAAGCAGGAACTGGTAGATGCAGCAAAAAAGACTGCCATAAAAGACTATAGAATAAATATCCGTATATCCAAACGTGATGTAGAAGCACTGAAAACCAAAGCCATGGAGGAAGGTATTCCTTATCAAACCCTGGTAACGAGTATCTTGCATAAATATGTCACGGGCAACCTGAAAGAAGTGAGTTAA
- a CDS encoding GNAT family N-acetyltransferase — MNCRIENITDPALKSKYTEDILENLPDWFGNETAVQQYVADVKSLPYWAAFAGEECIGFISVKIHHNRTGDIFVLGVAAEHHGNGIGRLLCNNAEEYFIEKKCEFAIVKTLSDDVKYEPYKRTTAFYRSLGFKELITLTEMWDEENPCLLMIKEINK; from the coding sequence ATGAATTGCAGAATTGAAAACATTACAGATCCAGCACTCAAATCAAAATACACTGAAGATATCTTGGAAAATTTACCTGACTGGTTCGGAAACGAAACTGCTGTCCAACAGTATGTTGCTGATGTGAAATCACTCCCTTATTGGGCTGCATTTGCTGGTGAAGAGTGCATAGGGTTTATCAGTGTCAAAATCCACCATAATCGAACTGGTGACATATTCGTCCTGGGTGTTGCCGCCGAGCACCATGGAAACGGGATCGGAAGATTATTATGTAACAACGCAGAAGAATATTTCATCGAGAAGAAATGTGAATTTGCCATCGTCAAAACATTGAGCGATGATGTGAAGTATGAGCCGTATAAAAGAACAACAGCCTTCTATCGAAGCCTGGGATTCAAGGAGTTGATCACACTGACGGAAATGTGGGATGAAGAAAATCCCTGCTTGTTGATGATCAAGGAAATAAATAAGTAG
- a CDS encoding IS256 family transposase, translated as MAPLKATADFEKLLSRFIGEQDPLLEMLKWMTEQLMRIEAENKAGAVKGKHVANRTTHFSGSRVRRFDTRLGTMYLVVPKLRKGGYIPFFVTEKKRSEQALLQVVQEAFINGVSTRKIDRLAKELGIESISASQVSEINKGLDEQVQQFRNRELDSEYPVIWIDALYEKIRHGQRVQNEAVMVVCGLNSAGEREILAIEPMETESEETYADLFQRLKQRGLKHVWLVVSDAHQGLKNAIRSEFVGACWQRCKVHFMRNVLAKVRSKHKEQFAERLKHIWLQPDQATARKYAKQLMDDWEDSCSDAVEILDSGLDDSLQFYAFAKIDARKISSTNMLERLNKEIRRRSKVVGVFPSRESYIRMVTCYLIEYTEDWTTGRSYIKKESLDEQKEFILRTVA; from the coding sequence ATGGCCCCACTCAAAGCTACCGCAGATTTCGAGAAACTTCTATCCCGTTTCATAGGTGAACAGGATCCTCTGCTTGAAATGCTCAAATGGATGACCGAACAGCTCATGCGCATTGAAGCTGAAAATAAAGCCGGTGCCGTGAAAGGCAAGCATGTCGCAAATCGGACGACTCATTTCAGCGGTTCTCGTGTCAGAAGATTCGATACCCGTCTGGGCACCATGTACCTCGTCGTTCCAAAGCTGCGCAAGGGCGGGTACATTCCCTTCTTTGTAACCGAGAAGAAACGCTCGGAACAAGCACTCCTACAGGTAGTGCAGGAAGCATTTATCAACGGTGTTTCTACCCGTAAGATCGATCGCCTCGCCAAGGAGCTGGGGATTGAATCCATATCAGCCAGCCAGGTCTCTGAAATTAATAAGGGGCTGGATGAACAGGTTCAGCAATTTCGCAACCGAGAGCTGGATTCAGAATATCCAGTTATCTGGATTGATGCACTGTATGAAAAGATACGCCATGGCCAGAGAGTGCAGAATGAAGCAGTGATGGTGGTTTGTGGCCTTAATTCTGCTGGAGAGCGCGAAATACTTGCTATAGAGCCCATGGAAACTGAATCAGAGGAAACATACGCCGACCTGTTTCAGCGCTTAAAACAGCGCGGTCTCAAGCATGTATGGCTTGTGGTATCAGATGCACACCAGGGATTGAAAAATGCAATCCGATCAGAATTTGTCGGCGCATGTTGGCAACGGTGTAAAGTGCATTTCATGCGGAATGTCCTCGCCAAAGTACGCAGCAAACACAAGGAACAATTTGCAGAGCGATTAAAGCACATCTGGCTGCAGCCAGATCAAGCTACCGCGCGAAAATACGCCAAGCAGCTTATGGATGACTGGGAAGACTCTTGCTCTGATGCAGTCGAAATCCTGGATTCCGGACTTGATGACTCACTGCAGTTCTATGCCTTTGCAAAAATCGATGCACGGAAAATCTCCTCCACCAATATGCTGGAGCGATTGAACAAAGAAATCCGTCGACGATCAAAGGTGGTTGGCGTCTTTCCGTCCAGGGAGTCATACATCAGAATGGTCACCTGCTATCTGATAGAATACACCGAAGACTGGACAACCGGCAGATCGTACATTAAAAAGGAATCACTGGATGAACAGAAAGAATTCATCCTGAGAACGGTTGCGTAA
- a CDS encoding flavodoxin: MKYLITWYTKTGTTKEIADQLAQALRDRGTEVDILPLEQAADLTPYSHVIVGAPINGMQWVPQAKQYLQANAAALDGVVLSLFAVSYVMHSGWKLWRKIVAKGIAELARTSGARQTAIFRGRIDKPLPTPARMLFGIPAATPLDLQDPTEVQAWAQEL; this comes from the coding sequence ATGAAGTATCTGATAACCTGGTATACCAAAACCGGCACCACCAAAGAGATCGCCGATCAGCTTGCGCAGGCCTTGCGCGACCGCGGAACCGAGGTTGATATCCTGCCACTGGAACAAGCCGCAGACCTTACCCCCTACAGTCATGTGATAGTCGGCGCACCAATCAACGGCATGCAATGGGTCCCCCAGGCGAAGCAGTACCTCCAGGCGAACGCAGCGGCTCTGGACGGGGTTGTGCTCTCCCTGTTCGCCGTCTCGTATGTCATGCACAGCGGCTGGAAGCTCTGGCGCAAGATCGTCGCCAAAGGGATTGCCGAACTTGCCCGCACCAGTGGTGCCCGCCAAACCGCCATCTTTCGGGGACGCATCGACAAGCCGCTGCCCACACCGGCGCGTATGCTGTTTGGCATTCCCGCTGCCACCCCGCTGGATCTGCAGGATCCCACCGAGGTGCAGGCCTGGGCACAAGAGCTGTAA
- a CDS encoding AAA family ATPase, protein MKCVVIFGPSAVGKAAVGKKLADMLGFKLFHNHMVIELVYNFFTWNDDAFGPLITKIRNQIFEKIKNSKIKGIVFTYVWALDQEEDHKELMEYMSSLGIDLQSLFFVELEADQDIRLLRNKEQERLIEKKTKRNISESENFLLESERRHKLNSENDFFYPELHLKIDNSYLDVDATAEIILDRLNNRGFV, encoded by the coding sequence ATGAAATGTGTAGTTATTTTCGGCCCCTCCGCTGTAGGAAAAGCTGCTGTAGGCAAAAAACTTGCTGATATGTTGGGATTCAAACTGTTTCATAATCATATGGTTATCGAATTAGTCTATAATTTTTTCACCTGGAACGATGACGCTTTTGGGCCATTAATCACTAAAATACGAAACCAAATTTTCGAAAAAATTAAAAATTCTAAAATAAAAGGAATTGTATTTACCTATGTTTGGGCTTTGGATCAAGAAGAAGATCACAAAGAACTAATGGAGTACATGTCATCATTAGGTATTGACCTACAATCTTTATTTTTTGTTGAACTTGAAGCAGATCAAGATATCCGTTTATTAAGAAACAAGGAACAGGAAAGATTAATAGAAAAGAAGACAAAAAGAAACATCTCCGAATCAGAGAATTTTTTGTTAGAATCTGAACGTAGACATAAGTTAAATTCTGAAAATGATTTTTTCTATCCAGAATTGCATTTAAAAATAGATAATTCATATTTGGATGTCGATGCTACAGCAGAAATAATCTTAGATAGATTAAATAATAGAGGATTCGTCTAA
- a CDS encoding CopG family antitoxin, translated as MMNEKEEKELMESVEAGEWRSVADFENIKQELVDAAKKTAIKDYRINIRISKRDVEALKTKAMEEGIPYQTLVTSILHKYVTGNLKEVS; from the coding sequence ATGATGAATGAGAAAGAAGAAAAAGAATTAATGGAATCCGTAGAAGCCGGTGAATGGAGGTCAGTGGCTGACTTTGAGAATATAAAGCAAGAACTGGTAGATGCAGCAAAAAAGACTGCCATAAAAGACTATAGAATAAATATCCGCATATCCAAACGTGATGTAGAAGCGCTGAAAACCAAAGCCATGGAAGAAGGTATTCCTTATCAAACCCTGGTAACCAGTATCTTGCATAAATATGTTACGGGCAACCTGAAGGAAGTAAGTTAA
- a CDS encoding alpha/beta hydrolase produces the protein MFLYGSSYGTRVAMIAAELFPDRVGGLVLDGPVAPGVARVETSAVHAARAMDAFFAAVAEAVADDSPYATLGPDYREFRDNLPAEGLQLPVFLSEVPGGPHISGADMDGFVFHSLYRTTRIATLPRALHELLRGNTGFRGLRPLAARGLPIPADEDEEYFEGGVMHLTFLLWRYNDNWRDFREGVLRDAAAEVADSYPGIAEYWLDDLAAMQAIADLELIQSPGAGRHDPARIQAPVLILSGELDPITPVWQAEELSQQIPGSRLQIIPQAGHDPGLFFRPVSQAAARFFIDPEDPGIDELLDSVGAAGFRFW, from the coding sequence GTGTTCCTGTACGGCAGTTCATACGGGACACGGGTTGCGATGATTGCGGCCGAGCTGTTTCCCGATCGGGTGGGCGGACTGGTGCTGGATGGGCCGGTCGCTCCGGGTGTAGCGCGGGTCGAAACCAGCGCCGTTCATGCTGCCCGTGCGATGGATGCCTTCTTTGCGGCTGTTGCAGAGGCAGTCGCGGATGATTCCCCGTATGCGACCCTGGGACCGGACTACCGGGAGTTTCGCGACAATCTGCCGGCAGAGGGGCTGCAGCTGCCGGTGTTCCTGAGCGAGGTTCCGGGTGGGCCGCATATTTCCGGGGCAGACATGGACGGTTTTGTATTCCATTCCCTGTACCGGACGACCCGGATTGCCACCCTTCCGCGGGCGTTGCATGAACTGCTGCGGGGCAATACCGGCTTCCGTGGGCTACGGCCCCTGGCAGCGAGAGGGTTGCCGATACCTGCCGACGAGGACGAGGAGTACTTCGAGGGTGGGGTGATGCATCTGACCTTTTTGCTGTGGCGTTACAACGATAACTGGCGGGATTTCCGGGAGGGGGTACTGCGTGATGCGGCTGCGGAGGTGGCAGATTCCTATCCTGGCATAGCCGAGTACTGGCTTGATGACCTGGCGGCCATGCAGGCTATTGCTGATCTGGAGCTGATTCAGTCGCCGGGCGCCGGGCGGCATGATCCAGCCAGGATCCAGGCACCGGTGCTGATACTTTCCGGCGAGCTGGATCCGATCACCCCGGTGTGGCAGGCCGAGGAGCTGTCGCAGCAGATCCCGGGCAGCCGGTTGCAGATTATCCCGCAAGCCGGCCATGATCCGGGACTGTTCTTCCGTCCGGTCTCGCAGGCAGCTGCACGCTTCTTTATCGATCCCGAAGATCCCGGGATTGACGAGCTTCTGGACAGTGTCGGCGCTGCCGGATTCCGGTTCTGGTGA
- a CDS encoding toxin: MVAIEEGHLIDVFENPNKEKYQNQLILIVDIDGYAVCVPCVKEDNGDYFLKTLFPSRKYTKAYNLGGNK; the protein is encoded by the coding sequence GTGGTCGCTATAGAAGAAGGACACTTGATCGATGTGTTTGAAAATCCGAATAAAGAAAAATATCAAAACCAATTGATCCTGATCGTGGATATTGATGGCTATGCGGTGTGTGTACCATGTGTAAAGGAAGATAATGGAGACTATTTTTTGAAGACCTTATTTCCAAGCAGAAAATACACCAAAGCATACAATCTTGGAGGGAACAAATGA
- the drt3a gene encoding antiviral reverse transcriptase Drt3a translates to MLDQSFSATNFLKIVDIENRKGNYLEGEFFPDIEEISKEIHVAKNKLRKLKQKKSTLSEEEYEEKKAAAIANIEDLKGQKEDLLNEELNKVSSQINSKGFSFGIKEVDVGMPKKVYVAEHNAATYFALKQVQHNIRRLYKVKQANRHQIVCQLRELLGDRFPKYILRTDISSFYESIPRKHILKKLRDDPLLTLSSKKIIRRILFEYSAITGSDVGLPRGIGISAYLAELYMRDIDRTIRDYPGVLYYARYVDDIIIVFCPSPNTGTMAFMRLIVSEIKRLGLTRNKKKTQIIKSDPSATACVQYLGYKYQIGSGSLELRMTDKKINRYKQRIDLTFSAYAKKANKPKKTENKARALLEKRVRFLTSNTRLVNNKKNVVSGIFFSNSLLTKLDDLQILDKYLSKKIAGLTNPKLQNRLSEQSFKNGFKTREYHKFSAKDLSEIVEVWNHVY, encoded by the coding sequence ATGCTTGATCAATCTTTCTCGGCCACCAATTTTCTAAAGATCGTTGATATTGAAAATCGAAAAGGCAATTATCTCGAAGGAGAATTTTTCCCGGATATTGAAGAAATAAGCAAAGAAATCCACGTGGCAAAAAATAAACTACGGAAGCTAAAGCAGAAAAAATCAACACTCTCTGAAGAGGAGTATGAAGAAAAAAAAGCAGCGGCCATAGCCAATATTGAAGACCTAAAAGGGCAGAAAGAAGATCTTTTAAATGAAGAGTTGAACAAGGTTAGTTCTCAAATAAACTCGAAAGGCTTCTCTTTCGGTATCAAGGAAGTAGATGTTGGAATGCCAAAAAAAGTATATGTTGCCGAACATAACGCGGCGACATATTTTGCGTTAAAACAGGTGCAGCATAATATTCGTCGCCTCTATAAGGTTAAACAGGCAAATCGACATCAGATCGTATGCCAGCTACGTGAATTATTGGGAGATAGGTTTCCAAAATATATCCTCAGAACCGACATTTCGTCTTTCTATGAGAGTATCCCTCGAAAACATATACTAAAAAAATTAAGGGATGATCCGCTTCTTACATTGTCATCAAAAAAGATTATACGACGAATCCTATTTGAATACAGCGCGATAACTGGAAGTGATGTCGGATTGCCTAGAGGAATTGGCATAAGCGCTTATCTCGCTGAATTGTATATGCGTGATATTGATCGCACTATTCGCGACTATCCAGGCGTCTTATATTACGCTCGCTATGTTGATGATATTATTATTGTATTTTGTCCGTCACCTAACACAGGGACAATGGCCTTTATGCGTTTGATAGTCAGTGAAATTAAAAGACTTGGATTAACAAGAAACAAGAAAAAAACACAGATTATTAAGTCAGATCCAAGTGCAACGGCCTGTGTTCAATACCTTGGATACAAATATCAAATTGGTTCTGGTTCCCTTGAGCTGAGAATGACTGATAAAAAGATAAACCGATATAAGCAGCGTATTGATTTGACTTTTTCAGCTTATGCTAAGAAGGCGAATAAGCCTAAAAAGACTGAAAATAAAGCGCGTGCTTTACTAGAAAAGCGCGTCCGTTTTCTAACTAGCAATACACGTTTAGTTAATAATAAAAAGAATGTAGTATCTGGTATATTCTTTTCGAATTCATTGCTAACAAAACTTGATGATCTACAAATTTTGGATAAATATCTATCTAAAAAAATAGCTGGTTTAACGAATCCCAAATTGCAAAACAGGCTGTCCGAACAGTCGTTCAAAAACGGTTTTAAAACCAGAGAATATCATAAATTTTCAGCTAAGGATCTGTCAGAAATAGTGGAGGTATGGAATCATGTCTATTAA
- a CDS encoding YaaC family protein encodes MAHRGIQYKNKPLTIHKAVSNPSFNEKTILVTSTWDYMGLWFKRSHKKKALFYWQQAQHFYHATTELPKNSSPLTAYYCMLNAAKAFLLAKNITFSDRHGVSGRQRTGQTYLSNEIVKFKGGGILAELCRHLGESANNEEYSLQHLLYNMPFIHRAYDLSYDSAKELFIPIRNPEIVRSRTTNEAWFSAELVKKYANMNTVNRLPSNYKKDEGITDRFVIRSTRRFQWIPSQKTQSLQRYQQYHKTLRKDLFYIHSPQRLWYIKRSNGVEGFIERSTITLIFAAMHKLSELARYSPERLAKHFEGRYNWLLSEFISIAPLQFIDELSCELTGYEFMPSGRVS; translated from the coding sequence GTGGCACATCGAGGAATACAATACAAGAACAAGCCGCTTACGATTCACAAGGCAGTTAGCAATCCAAGTTTCAATGAGAAGACAATTCTTGTAACGAGCACTTGGGACTATATGGGGTTGTGGTTTAAGCGGAGCCACAAGAAAAAGGCCTTGTTTTATTGGCAACAAGCCCAGCATTTTTACCATGCAACAACCGAGCTGCCTAAAAATTCTTCGCCTCTAACTGCCTATTATTGTATGTTAAATGCAGCTAAAGCATTTTTGCTTGCTAAGAATATTACTTTCAGTGACAGGCATGGTGTTAGCGGACGTCAGCGAACCGGTCAAACATATCTTTCGAATGAAATAGTTAAATTTAAAGGCGGTGGTATTCTTGCAGAGCTTTGCCGACATTTGGGCGAATCAGCAAACAATGAAGAGTATAGCCTTCAGCACTTGCTGTACAACATGCCATTTATTCATAGGGCATACGACCTATCTTATGACTCTGCGAAAGAGCTATTCATACCAATTAGAAATCCAGAAATAGTTCGCTCTCGGACCACAAATGAGGCATGGTTCTCTGCCGAGCTAGTTAAAAAGTATGCAAATATGAACACTGTGAATAGGCTTCCTAGCAACTACAAAAAAGATGAGGGCATCACAGATCGTTTTGTAATTCGTTCTACACGGCGCTTTCAGTGGATACCATCTCAAAAAACACAGAGCTTGCAGAGATACCAGCAATATCACAAGACCTTGAGGAAAGATCTATTTTATATACACAGCCCTCAGAGGCTTTGGTACATAAAACGTAGTAACGGAGTTGAAGGCTTTATTGAACGGTCAACAATAACATTAATTTTTGCAGCAATGCATAAGCTAAGTGAGCTAGCGAGATACAGTCCGGAGCGGCTGGCAAAGCACTTTGAAGGGAGGTACAACTGGCTCCTTTCCGAGTTTATAAGTATCGCGCCGTTACAGTTTATTGACGAGCTCTCTTGTGAGCTAACTGGTTACGAGTTCATGCCGTCAGGCAGAGTGTCGTAG